In Polynucleobacter ibericus, a genomic segment contains:
- a CDS encoding lipocalin family protein: MNKLYSALFSTCILVLSFSAYGQGSDVPVKTIPSLDVPRYLGTWYEIAKYPNWFQKKCVSNTKAVYSARTDGTLKVLNSCKTAGGETSEAEGTARQIGAKDSPKLEVRFAPAWLSFIPLVWGDYWVIDLDPQYQVAVVSDPSREYLWILSRTPQLDKKVYEDVLQRIQNQLFDIRKLELTTQAPAK, from the coding sequence ATGAACAAACTTTATTCAGCACTTTTTAGTACCTGCATTTTGGTGCTGAGCTTTTCTGCTTATGGGCAGGGTAGTGATGTACCAGTCAAGACAATCCCGTCACTAGATGTGCCGCGCTATTTAGGTACCTGGTATGAGATTGCAAAATATCCCAATTGGTTTCAGAAGAAATGCGTGAGTAATACCAAAGCAGTCTATTCGGCCCGGACTGATGGCACTCTCAAAGTCTTGAATAGCTGTAAAACTGCTGGAGGTGAAACATCCGAGGCGGAGGGTACGGCGCGTCAGATCGGAGCAAAAGATTCTCCCAAGTTAGAGGTGCGCTTTGCCCCAGCATGGTTATCTTTCATACCCTTGGTATGGGGTGATTATTGGGTGATTGATTTAGACCCACAGTATCAGGTGGCTGTGGTGAGCGATCCAAGTCGTGAATATCTCTGGATTCTTTCTAGAACTCCGCAATTAGATAAAAAAGTCTATGAAGATGTTTTGCAGCGCATACAAAATCAACTGTTTGATATACGTAAGCTAGAGCTAACTACGCAGGCTCCTGCAAAGTAA
- a CDS encoding SOS response-associated peptidase, with amino-acid sequence MCVQYLTTTNVDWVKSHFDLDLPASNAHDIFPTYSGPIILKSHNTDRTAIGLARFGLLPSWAKEETFGRKTYNARAETVAEKPSYKHAWVKRHYALALADAFYEPCYESGKAVRSTIKQANQEPMAIASIWDTWTEPETGELIVSFSMLTINAADHPVMQRMHKPEDEKRTVVPLRSELFSAWLNATPQEAQALLQFNSMPELILA; translated from the coding sequence ATGTGTGTTCAATACCTCACGACTACCAACGTAGATTGGGTTAAATCCCATTTTGACCTTGATCTGCCCGCATCTAACGCCCACGATATCTTTCCGACTTACTCTGGGCCGATCATTCTCAAAAGCCACAATACCGACCGAACTGCCATTGGTTTGGCACGCTTTGGCCTACTACCATCTTGGGCCAAAGAGGAAACATTTGGTAGAAAGACCTATAACGCCAGAGCAGAAACAGTAGCTGAAAAACCCTCATATAAACATGCTTGGGTTAAGCGGCATTACGCCCTAGCTTTAGCAGATGCTTTTTATGAGCCTTGTTATGAGTCAGGCAAAGCAGTACGTTCTACCATCAAGCAAGCCAATCAAGAACCAATGGCCATAGCTTCAATTTGGGATACTTGGACTGAACCAGAGACTGGTGAACTGATTGTTTCTTTTTCCATGCTCACAATTAATGCTGCTGACCATCCAGTCATGCAGCGTATGCATAAACCTGAAGATGAAAAACGTACCGTGGTTCCATTACGTTCCGAGCTATTTAGCGCATGGCTAAATGCTACACCTCAAGAAGCTCAAGCACTATTGCAATTCAATTCAATGCCAGAACTTATTCTTGCTTAG
- a CDS encoding foldase protein PrsA, whose product MKPFTSISNSIVVRFIAAGLFSAALMGGAHAQQSGLPINAAASVNGVIITNDMVEQGIKAAISQGQKDSPELRKVVIEKFIEVLLLSQQAEKDGLANSERANTQLAMIRQNYLADLELSTYMSKNPITDADVQAEYNKELASLGPQGMIVEYKVSDIAVASEADAQAALARIKKGEAFDKVAKSVSLAPNKVQGGAVGWIQPGQIAPQLSSVLISLAKGQVSPAPVQVQQGWYLIKLEDKKSTKPPSFEQAKQAIRSGMMQRKQFEFLSQIAKDAKIVVQ is encoded by the coding sequence ATGAAACCTTTTACTTCGATATCCAATTCAATAGTAGTCCGCTTTATTGCTGCTGGCTTATTCTCTGCTGCCCTGATGGGTGGTGCTCATGCGCAACAAAGTGGTTTACCAATTAATGCTGCGGCATCAGTTAATGGCGTGATTATTACTAATGACATGGTTGAACAAGGTATTAAGGCTGCCATTTCTCAAGGACAAAAGGATTCTCCAGAATTGCGCAAAGTGGTGATAGAAAAGTTTATTGAGGTGCTCTTGCTTTCACAGCAAGCTGAGAAAGATGGTCTAGCAAATTCTGAGAGAGCTAACACGCAATTAGCCATGATTCGCCAAAATTATTTAGCAGATCTTGAGCTATCTACTTATATGTCAAAAAATCCCATCACTGATGCAGATGTCCAGGCTGAATACAACAAAGAGCTTGCCTCTTTGGGTCCGCAAGGCATGATTGTGGAGTACAAGGTGAGTGATATTGCAGTAGCTAGCGAAGCCGATGCTCAAGCAGCGTTGGCCCGTATCAAGAAAGGCGAGGCATTCGATAAGGTTGCCAAGAGCGTTTCTTTGGCGCCAAACAAGGTACAGGGTGGTGCCGTAGGCTGGATTCAGCCTGGTCAGATAGCCCCGCAATTGTCTTCAGTGTTGATTTCTCTTGCAAAGGGTCAGGTTTCACCAGCGCCAGTTCAGGTGCAACAAGGTTGGTACTTAATTAAGTTGGAAGATAAAAAATCAACCAAACCACCTTCATTTGAACAAGCAAAGCAAGCTATTCGTTCTGGGATGATGCAAAGAAAGCAATTTGAGTTCTTGAGTCAGATTGCAAAAGACGCCAAGATCGTAGTGCAGTAA
- a CDS encoding transporter: MNLTRFIALTLLALPTTVLAIDLQPNDIVAPLPGKSHAMISYVNTDNSTFYRNGTAVSTRPYGSPDIGTQSAIARVSTSYAIKDLPAISYLQLPYGTIKPAGSLASYPASTGFGDITLATAIWPYADREKRKYFGLAGYLTVPTGGYNSQQVFNTSENRYRSDIQMGYQQPIIENLDGMIAVDTMWFGGNSQCAAACLSATNTSLNQKPLTTTQLGPIYKINQNYTLGASYFYVAGGATTIGNTYQNNVVNTQRFLLSALAYYPFGRISLQYGRDMEIKNGFVETRRLIVRYTTEF; this comes from the coding sequence ATGAATTTAACTCGCTTTATTGCCCTCACCCTCTTGGCGTTACCAACGACTGTCTTGGCAATTGATCTACAACCTAACGATATTGTTGCGCCCCTACCGGGGAAGAGTCACGCGATGATTAGCTACGTTAATACAGATAACAGCACTTTTTATAGAAATGGTACGGCTGTATCAACCAGGCCATATGGCAGTCCTGATATTGGCACTCAAAGTGCGATCGCCCGTGTTAGCACGAGTTATGCGATAAAAGATCTACCAGCCATATCGTATCTACAACTTCCCTATGGCACGATAAAGCCAGCAGGCTCTTTAGCAAGCTACCCAGCAAGTACTGGGTTTGGGGATATCACACTTGCAACAGCCATTTGGCCGTATGCTGATAGAGAGAAAAGAAAATACTTTGGATTGGCTGGCTATTTAACAGTGCCCACTGGTGGCTATAACAGCCAACAAGTTTTTAATACTAGTGAGAACCGTTATAGATCTGATATTCAGATGGGCTATCAACAACCTATCATCGAAAATCTAGATGGCATGATCGCAGTGGATACGATGTGGTTTGGTGGGAATAGCCAGTGTGCTGCAGCGTGTTTATCAGCGACCAATACCTCCTTAAACCAGAAGCCGTTGACAACCACACAGCTTGGCCCAATCTATAAGATTAATCAAAACTACACTTTGGGTGCCTCTTACTTTTATGTCGCTGGCGGTGCCACTACGATTGGCAATACTTATCAGAATAATGTCGTAAATACTCAGCGATTTTTATTAAGCGCACTTGCGTACTACCCCTTTGGTAGGATTAGCCTGCAGTATGGACGTGACATGGAAATCAAGAATGGTTTTGTCGAAACGCGCCGCCTAATCGTGCGCTACACCACGGAATTTTAA
- a CDS encoding DUF2889 domain-containing protein has translation MLSAPKPRALLHTREVTFQGYAREDGLWDIEGHLKDFKTNPFQTTAHLWQPGEAFHDMWVRVTLNREFVIQEIEVVMDEQPHAECSAAIPPMDSLIGERIGKGWRKTIDTHLGGIKGCTHLRELLTNLATAAFQSIPGAFFDPEGNKPPLYLGTCKSWDFDGPVVMRVYPKFYQWNKPKP, from the coding sequence ATGCTCTCCGCCCCAAAACCACGTGCTCTACTCCATACCAGAGAAGTTACTTTTCAGGGCTATGCCAGAGAAGATGGCTTATGGGATATCGAAGGACATCTAAAGGATTTCAAAACAAATCCTTTCCAGACTACCGCACATCTCTGGCAACCAGGCGAAGCCTTTCACGATATGTGGGTACGCGTCACCCTGAATAGAGAATTTGTCATTCAAGAAATTGAGGTAGTGATGGATGAACAACCCCATGCAGAATGTTCAGCAGCCATTCCACCGATGGACTCTCTGATTGGAGAGCGCATTGGTAAAGGTTGGCGCAAAACGATAGACACTCACCTAGGCGGAATCAAAGGCTGCACACATTTGCGGGAACTACTTACCAACCTTGCTACCGCAGCCTTTCAATCCATTCCAGGAGCCTTCTTTGACCCCGAAGGCAACAAACCACCGCTTTACTTGGGAACCTGTAAATCGTGGGACTTTGATGGCCCCGTAGTAATGCGTGTCTACCCCAAGTTTTACCAGTGGAATAAACCTAAACCTTAA
- a CDS encoding protein-methionine-sulfoxide reductase heme-binding subunit MsrQ: protein MKLLKPMIFLFCLVPLARLIWLGAYDGLGANPIEFITRSTGTWALVFLCITLAMTPLRLITGLSAWIKLRRMLGLFCFFYACIHFLIWFWLDQNLDLQSMWNDVVKRPFITMGFLTLVLLTPLALTSNQWSVRQLGRRWTILHKLVYLIACTAILHYWWHKAGKNDLDTVSIYGAIILLLLICRIPIVRNILQRKRNSVT, encoded by the coding sequence ATGAAGCTATTAAAGCCAATGATTTTCTTATTTTGCCTGGTGCCCCTGGCTCGCTTAATATGGCTTGGCGCATACGATGGGTTGGGCGCTAACCCTATTGAGTTCATTACCCGCTCAACCGGTACTTGGGCGCTGGTCTTTCTCTGCATCACCTTGGCGATGACGCCTTTGCGTTTAATTACAGGTTTAAGCGCTTGGATTAAGCTGCGCCGTATGTTGGGACTCTTTTGCTTTTTCTACGCCTGCATCCACTTTTTGATCTGGTTTTGGCTGGATCAGAATTTAGATCTTCAATCGATGTGGAATGATGTTGTGAAGCGTCCATTTATTACGATGGGTTTTCTGACTTTAGTATTGCTGACCCCTTTGGCGTTGACTTCAAATCAGTGGTCAGTCCGCCAACTGGGAAGACGCTGGACCATCTTGCATAAGCTTGTATATTTGATTGCCTGTACTGCAATACTTCACTATTGGTGGCATAAGGCGGGTAAGAACGATTTAGATACCGTTTCTATTTATGGGGCAATCATTTTGCTATTGTTGATTTGCCGTATTCCTATAGTTAGAAATATTCTGCAGCGCAAACGAAACTCTGTGACTTAA
- a CDS encoding SDR family oxidoreductase, which translates to MEHTVLVTGATAGFGEATARRFLANGHKVVAVGRRAERLEALKKSLSAEQQQKIFTMVVDVCDSAQVDALASALPAEFSKVTVLVNNAGLALGLEPAHKAFLSDWDQMIDTNIKGLVHMSRAFLPGMVERKCGHVINLGSVAANYPYPGGNVYGGTKAFVKQFSLNLRADLIGTPVRVTCIEPGMCAGTEFSNVRFKGDDAKAEKVYTGVQALSADDVAETIYWSATLPSHININVLEVMPVQQAFNAFNVHRGEF; encoded by the coding sequence ATGGAACATACCGTATTAGTTACTGGCGCTACTGCAGGTTTTGGAGAGGCGACTGCTCGCCGCTTTTTGGCTAATGGCCACAAAGTAGTTGCTGTTGGTAGAAGAGCAGAGCGCTTAGAGGCTTTAAAAAAATCTTTATCAGCGGAGCAGCAGCAAAAAATCTTCACTATGGTGGTGGATGTTTGCGATAGTGCTCAAGTCGATGCTTTAGCATCTGCCCTGCCAGCAGAGTTTTCAAAAGTTACTGTTTTAGTCAATAACGCTGGTCTTGCCCTAGGCTTGGAGCCGGCACATAAAGCATTTTTGAGTGATTGGGATCAGATGATCGACACCAACATTAAAGGGCTCGTACACATGAGTCGTGCATTTTTGCCTGGCATGGTGGAACGTAAGTGTGGCCATGTTATTAATTTAGGCTCTGTTGCCGCAAATTATCCTTATCCAGGTGGGAACGTGTATGGCGGCACCAAAGCATTTGTAAAACAATTTAGTTTAAATTTACGAGCGGATCTCATTGGTACTCCGGTACGTGTGACTTGTATTGAACCCGGAATGTGCGCTGGCACTGAGTTCTCTAATGTCCGCTTTAAAGGTGACGATGCAAAAGCAGAAAAAGTCTATACCGGTGTGCAAGCCTTGAGTGCCGATGATGTAGCAGAGACAATTTATTGGTCAGCTACTCTACCAAGTCATATTAATATCAATGTCTTAGAGGTAATGCCGGTCCAGCAAGCCTTTAATGCATTTAATGTACATCGCGGCGAGTTTTAA
- a CDS encoding MBL fold metallo-hydrolase — MTAHLLPPGIEVFERGWLSANNIFHFGEEDVSLVDSGYCAHQNLTLDLVHNALKKHELPKLNKLVNTHLHSDHCGGNAALEEAFGCKIYIPAAEEVAVKNWDSTLLSYDNLGQECPQFTHHSLLIPGQEILLGRYLWKILSAPGHDPHSVMLYQVEHRVLISADALWEEGFGVIFPELWGEAGFEEVAQTLDLIESLAVDLVIPGHGAPFMDVAKALATARSRLDYLASDPDRNARHGAKVLLKYRLLEWRNRDINQVNGWIAKTPALISAAKLLNMDMDEFVQWLPKALVKSGAAKLDGDTLIDLA, encoded by the coding sequence ATGACAGCGCATTTACTGCCACCCGGTATTGAAGTTTTCGAAAGAGGCTGGCTCTCTGCGAACAATATTTTTCACTTTGGTGAGGAAGATGTCTCCTTGGTGGACTCCGGCTATTGTGCTCACCAAAATCTGACACTCGATTTAGTCCATAACGCTTTAAAAAAACACGAGCTGCCAAAGCTCAATAAGCTTGTAAATACGCATCTTCATTCGGATCACTGTGGTGGCAATGCCGCACTAGAGGAGGCATTCGGCTGCAAGATATACATTCCTGCTGCTGAAGAAGTGGCAGTGAAGAACTGGGATAGTACTTTGTTAAGCTATGACAACTTGGGGCAGGAATGTCCGCAGTTTACGCATCACAGTCTATTAATTCCAGGGCAGGAGATATTGCTTGGAAGATATCTCTGGAAAATATTATCCGCGCCAGGACACGACCCCCATTCGGTGATGTTGTATCAGGTAGAGCATCGCGTCTTAATCTCTGCTGATGCTTTGTGGGAAGAAGGTTTTGGAGTCATTTTTCCTGAGCTCTGGGGTGAAGCTGGGTTTGAAGAGGTAGCGCAAACCTTGGATTTGATTGAAAGCTTAGCGGTGGATCTCGTGATTCCAGGACATGGTGCACCGTTTATGGATGTTGCGAAAGCGTTGGCTACTGCACGCTCACGCTTGGATTACTTAGCCTCAGATCCGGATCGCAACGCACGTCACGGCGCTAAGGTGCTTCTAAAATATCGATTATTGGAATGGCGTAATCGCGATATAAATCAAGTGAATGGTTGGATTGCCAAGACGCCAGCATTAATCAGCGCAGCAAAATTACTGAATATGGATATGGACGAATTTGTTCAGTGGTTGCCTAAGGCGTTAGTGAAATCTGGCGCAGCAAAATTAGATGGCGACACCTTGATTGATCTGGCTTGA
- a CDS encoding 4a-hydroxytetrahydrobiopterin dehydratase: MIIDNFNLDKEIPLWSLDADGKAITRQFAFVDFKQAFEFMTLAAQYAEEIDHHPDWSNSWNKVKVSLTTHSAGTLTKLDIQLAKAMDAFASQVNQV; the protein is encoded by the coding sequence TTGATAATCGATAACTTCAATTTAGATAAAGAAATCCCCCTTTGGTCCTTGGACGCAGATGGAAAAGCAATTACGCGGCAGTTTGCTTTTGTAGACTTCAAGCAAGCTTTTGAATTTATGACGCTAGCTGCGCAATATGCTGAAGAAATTGACCATCATCCTGATTGGTCGAATTCATGGAATAAGGTGAAGGTGAGTCTAACTACCCATTCAGCTGGTACTCTGACTAAATTGGATATTCAGTTAGCAAAGGCAATGGATGCCTTTGCTTCCCAAGTAAATCAAGTGTAA
- a CDS encoding dihydrofolate reductase translates to MTQPAISMIVARSRNYVIGRDNQMPWKISADLQFFKRVTMGHPVIMGRKTWESIGRPLPGRRNIVVSRNTNYVATGGELVGSLDEALNSLSEFERVFVIGGEQLFKQAFDKADRLYITEIDLDIEGGDTFFEVPNLSAWKEVERTPGSEGDITFSFITLERK, encoded by the coding sequence GCGCTCACGTAATTACGTCATTGGTCGTGATAATCAAATGCCTTGGAAGATCTCGGCTGATTTACAGTTCTTCAAGCGTGTCACTATGGGTCATCCAGTCATCATGGGACGCAAGACCTGGGAATCGATTGGACGCCCTCTGCCTGGTCGTCGCAATATCGTAGTGAGCCGCAATACTAACTACGTCGCAACCGGCGGCGAGTTAGTTGGATCGTTAGATGAAGCCTTGAATAGCTTAAGCGAGTTTGAGCGTGTCTTTGTCATTGGTGGTGAACAACTTTTTAAGCAAGCCTTTGATAAGGCCGATCGTCTTTACATTACTGAAATCGATTTAGATATTGAGGGTGGCGACACCTTTTTCGAAGTACCCAATCTATCCGCTTGGAAAGAGGTTGAGCGCACTCCCGGCTCGGAAGGTGACATTACCTTCAGCTTTATTACATTAGAGCGTAAATAA
- a CDS encoding pseudouridine synthase — translation MAKPISLEKILFSQGFGTRRYCSDLVYAELVKVNGELVQDPEERIATENLILNVEGKDWEYHEKAYLAFNKPANYECSHKTTHHPSVYSLLPSPFVERGLQCVGRLDYDTTGLLLISDDGQFIHKMTTPKKNIGKVYEITTPEPITQKQIDHLMNGVVLDDDPKPCFATACKQSSENVLAMTIVEGRYHQVKRMMAAVGNHVTKLHRTEIGAYKMPADLAEGEWRWLYPEDLKQLSQSVSN, via the coding sequence ATGGCAAAACCTATTTCTTTAGAAAAAATTCTCTTTAGCCAAGGCTTTGGTACGCGTCGCTACTGTAGCGATTTGGTATATGCCGAGCTAGTAAAGGTGAATGGCGAGCTAGTACAGGATCCTGAAGAAAGAATTGCCACCGAAAATCTAATTCTCAATGTAGAGGGTAAGGATTGGGAGTATCACGAGAAAGCCTACTTAGCATTTAATAAGCCAGCTAACTACGAGTGCTCGCATAAAACAACGCATCATCCGAGTGTTTATAGTTTGCTGCCAAGTCCTTTTGTGGAGAGAGGTTTGCAGTGTGTTGGTCGTCTAGACTACGACACTACTGGGTTGCTCTTAATCTCGGATGATGGTCAGTTCATTCACAAAATGACGACACCCAAGAAAAATATTGGTAAGGTGTATGAGATCACCACACCAGAACCGATTACGCAGAAACAAATTGATCATTTAATGAATGGTGTTGTGCTTGATGATGATCCAAAACCTTGCTTTGCTACCGCATGCAAACAGTCGTCAGAAAATGTTTTAGCAATGACAATTGTCGAAGGTCGCTATCACCAAGTAAAGCGCATGATGGCAGCGGTTGGCAATCATGTTACCAAGCTTCATCGCACTGAAATTGGCGCATATAAAATGCCTGCCGATCTAGCCGAGGGTGAATGGCGCTGGTTGTATCCAGAAGATCTAAAACAGCTCTCGCAGAGCGTTTCTAATTAA